From a region of the Hemibagrus wyckioides isolate EC202008001 linkage group LG06, SWU_Hwy_1.0, whole genome shotgun sequence genome:
- the LOC131355102 gene encoding interleukin-1 receptor type 2, which produces MMMFKSQCVVGFSVWIILSCGLAPACAVPVRAGCEAIGEELEDFHAQGEAMAITFPILEANIWYRNLPVDNSTTFQLFHSKRHDFSGQGNRVIQQGRTLWLLPSLPSDSGTYTYVFSSDTFCLTGSFTVTIYEKGKEDMEMMSHPVSSKPDKNLTIECPHINHFNRLESPRWFKGFYAGVPLINGTRYELLSGDTTSLTIKNISVEDEGLYTCWLTVTMNNVQYNVSRTWKLQVLSPVTSIPETHTESTTKSQEVTLTSPILPPPQITAPVNGSVIESPLGSSLVIECKAFVGDKSSDFTRLTWLMDGQPVDGSLPRGRVFQEARRVSSGHVEALLVFLEVHEEDTRAELKCLAQNLSGKQEVVIHIKLEDSMMAWLVVALVASSFFMLVVGVFLRLLFRQQRKHNYILARQDSTF; this is translated from the exons ATGATGATGTTCAAAAGCCAG TGTGTTGTAGGCTTCAGTGTGTGGATCATCTTGTCCTGTGGACTTGCTCCTGCCTGCGCAGTGCCTGTGAGAG CTGGTTGTGAGGCGATTGGTGAAGAGCTTGAGGACTTCCATGCTCAGGGAGAAGCGATGGCCATCACATTCCCCATTCTGGAAGCTAACATTTGGTACAGGAATCTTCCTGTAGACAACAGCACCACGTTCCAGTTGTTCCACAGCAAGCGTCATGACTTCAGTGGTCAGGGTAACAGGGTCATACAGCAGGGTCGCACCCTCTGGCTCCTCCCTTCTCTGCCGTCAGACTCGGGAACGTACACCTACGTGTTCAG CAGTGACACGTTCTGCCTGACAGGAAGCTTCACTGTGACAATCTatgagaaaggaaaagaagacaTGGAGATGATGTCACATCCTGTTTCTTCAAAGCCAGACAAGAACCTGACCATCGAGTGTCCGCACATTAACCATTTCAACAGGCTGGAAAGTCCACGCTGGTTCAAG GGTTTTTACGCCGGTGTTCCATTAATAAACGGGACGCGTTACGAATTGTTATCAGGAGACACAACGAGTCTCACCATCAAAAACATTTCTGTAGAAGATGAGGGCCTGTACACCTGCTGGCTGACGGTGACGATGAACAATGTACAATACAACGTTAGCAGGACCTGGAAACTACAAGTGTTGT ctccaGTCACCAGCATCCCGGAGACCCACACAGAATCCACCACAAAATCACAAGAAGTTACTCTGACAT CTCCCATCCTACCACCTCCACAGATAACCGCTCCTGTAAACGGCTCTGTGATCGAAAGTCCTCTCG GCTCCAGTTTAGTGATCGAATGTAAGGCGTTTGTGGGAGACAAATCATCCGACTTCACCAGGCTGACCTGGCTAATGGACGGCCAACCGGTGGACGGCTCTCTTCCGCGTGGTCGAGTGTTTCAGGAAGCCAGGAG GGTGTCCTCTGGCCATGTGGAGGCGCTGCTGGTCTTCCTAGAAGTGCATGAAGAGGACACGAGGGCAGAGCTGAAATGTCTCGCTCAAAACCTGTCAGGAAAACAGGAAGTTGTCATCCACATTAAACTGGAAG ACTCCATGATGGCGTGGTTAGTGGTGGCT